In one Nyctibius grandis isolate bNycGra1 chromosome 19, bNycGra1.pri, whole genome shotgun sequence genomic region, the following are encoded:
- the PPDPF gene encoding pancreatic progenitor cell differentiation and proliferation factor, whose protein sequence is MASIPSSGSLMATHNYYRRRLSSTSSNSSCGSSEYSGEVIPHPPGLPKSDPGHWWASFFFGKTTHPAMTTVSESPESSGALQVTTGAMACGVVPAPGAGRRRHASEPSSGPSA, encoded by the exons ATGGCATCCATCCCATCGAGCGGCTCGCTCATGGCGACGCACAACTACTACAGAA GGCGCCTGAGCTCCACGTCCAGCAACAGCTCCTGCGGCAGCTCGGAGTACTCTGGGGAGGTCATCCCCCACCCCCCGG GTCTGCCCAAGTCCGACCCCGGCCACTGGTGGGCCAGCTTCTTCTTCGGGAAGACAACTCACCCAGCCATGACCACTGTGTCGGAGTCCCCAGAGAG CTCGGGAGCGCTGCAGGTGACAACAGGAGCCATGGCATGTGGCGTGGTGCCAGCCCCGGGAGCGGGCCGGAGGCGCCATGCCAGCGAGCCCAGCTCCGGGCCCTCGGCGTGA